The following coding sequences are from one bacterium SCSIO 12741 window:
- a CDS encoding T9SS type A sorting domain-containing protein produces MGGWYKSGSYAFNLGVGFETIPHNLGKVWHPCFDNFVERATYDLSLKTTGGRLGVGSGVLTQVDTLGLDTLVYHWQLNQQIPTYLYGIAVANYTPILDTIQGVYGPMPKSLYALPGDVNRLKNAFVNLDSAYRSYEKAFGPYHWDRVGYSLTTQGAMEHATNICYPIFPGGQFPDETTMAHELSHHWWGNLVTCETDRDMWINEGMAVFSEYVFQEDLYGDEVMKADMASNLFMVVHDAPLEEDGYQPISGVPRIHTYGTHTYRKGSLVGYNLKTWLGDAVFYDAMTAFLDSFQFDHVNSYTLRDFLTSYTGKDHTSFFDRWVFEPGFPGFSVDTFYMEATAGLNRAHVRIRQRKGGSVEWYDEVPLTLTLWDSLWNASDHPIIVNGEVSNFAIDIPGWAVFAELNRDHELNYAMTSQEQVVKQPGGLNVTHINMAVSCGSVKDSAYVKVAAHWTSPFIDLKNAVDLGVRVNPRRYFAVTGWDKDATFNGAIFYRAKSNGVDQGLIQYHEDSLVLLYREFPGADWELYPHYNVLAGAPNDSNGTVQITQLQLGEYVLAERDSSINESLLSLGAYPFEEKPWMVYPNPAKDQIHFERISDQEARDVVLLDIRGKEKGHYLWNKGEKRLTVPTQTLDNGVYFYLIGNEETNDWSFGRIVIQK; encoded by the coding sequence ATGGGGGGATGGTACAAGTCTGGAAGTTATGCTTTTAACTTAGGAGTCGGTTTTGAAACCATACCCCATAATCTTGGGAAAGTATGGCACCCTTGTTTCGACAATTTTGTGGAGCGAGCCACCTATGATTTGAGCCTTAAAACCACAGGAGGTAGATTGGGAGTGGGAAGCGGTGTTCTAACCCAAGTAGATACATTGGGATTGGATACACTGGTGTATCACTGGCAATTGAATCAACAGATTCCTACCTATTTGTATGGAATAGCGGTTGCAAATTACACCCCCATACTTGATACCATTCAGGGCGTGTATGGTCCTATGCCCAAGAGTCTATACGCTCTTCCAGGTGATGTCAACCGATTGAAAAATGCCTTCGTTAATCTCGACTCCGCCTACCGCAGTTATGAAAAAGCCTTTGGTCCCTATCATTGGGATCGAGTAGGGTATAGCCTAACCACACAAGGGGCGATGGAGCATGCTACTAATATTTGTTATCCCATTTTTCCGGGTGGTCAATTCCCCGATGAAACGACTATGGCACACGAACTTTCGCATCACTGGTGGGGGAATTTGGTGACCTGTGAAACCGATCGTGATATGTGGATCAACGAGGGTATGGCAGTATTTAGTGAATACGTTTTTCAAGAAGATCTATATGGCGATGAGGTCATGAAGGCGGATATGGCTTCCAACTTGTTTATGGTGGTTCATGATGCTCCCTTGGAGGAAGATGGATATCAACCCATCTCGGGCGTACCACGTATCCATACCTATGGCACCCACACCTATCGCAAAGGATCGTTGGTTGGTTATAATTTGAAAACTTGGTTGGGTGACGCTGTATTCTACGATGCCATGACCGCTTTTCTGGATTCCTTTCAGTTTGATCATGTTAATAGCTATACGCTTCGAGACTTTTTGACTTCCTATACAGGTAAAGATCACACCTCATTTTTTGATCGATGGGTTTTTGAGCCTGGATTTCCCGGGTTCTCGGTGGATACCTTTTATATGGAAGCTACTGCCGGATTGAACCGGGCCCATGTACGTATTCGTCAACGAAAAGGAGGAAGCGTAGAATGGTACGACGAGGTTCCGCTAACCCTTACTTTATGGGATTCCTTGTGGAATGCTTCAGATCATCCCATTATCGTAAATGGAGAGGTAAGCAACTTTGCTATTGATATACCGGGATGGGCTGTATTTGCTGAGCTCAATCGTGATCATGAATTGAATTATGCGATGACCTCTCAGGAGCAGGTTGTAAAGCAGCCAGGAGGATTAAATGTAACGCATATCAATATGGCAGTGAGTTGTGGGTCAGTGAAAGACTCTGCTTACGTTAAAGTAGCTGCTCATTGGACTTCGCCCTTTATTGATCTGAAGAACGCAGTGGATTTGGGTGTAAGGGTAAATCCGAGGAGATATTTTGCCGTTACCGGCTGGGACAAGGACGCCACTTTTAACGGAGCGATATTCTACCGGGCCAAATCCAATGGTGTGGATCAGGGTTTGATTCAATACCATGAAGATAGCCTGGTGCTTTTGTACCGCGAATTCCCTGGCGCCGATTGGGAGTTGTATCCTCATTACAACGTGTTAGCTGGAGCACCAAATGATAGTAACGGTACCGTTCAGATCACTCAATTGCAATTGGGGGAATATGTCCTGGCCGAACGCGACAGTTCCATCAATGAATCCTTGTTGAGCCTGGGAGCCTATCCATTTGAAGAAAAACCTTGGATGGTCTATCCCAACCCAGCCAAAGATCAAATCCATTTTGAGCGAATTTCAGATCAAGAAGCCAGGGATGTGGTGCTGTTGGATATTCGCGGAAAGGAAAAAGGACATTATCTCTGGAATAAGGGGGAGAAGCGCTTAACCGTGCCAACTCAGACTCTGGATAACGGGGTATATTTTTATTTAATTGGAAATGAAGAAACCAATGATTGGAGTTTTGGAAGGATTGTTATTCAAAAATAG
- a CDS encoding M1 family metallopeptidase: protein MKKPMIGVLEGLLFKNSGVKGWLSVVVLLFPILGIAQDGYNRDRGFDVKHYVFELELSDRSDSLYGKTSIDLKLTDRTDEIQLDLVQSAKGKTGMTVSAVSALNFGVSFKQKKDVLYINLGEFYDTGKEMQVVVEYSGIPADGLIIGENKFGDRTFFGDNWPNRAHHWLPLVDHPYDKATLEFKVTAPEYYSVVSNGALKEISHIGNGQKLTHWISSKELPTKVMVVGVARFAMDISGEVNGHEVSAWVYPQEREKGFYDYARATDILRWFEKKIAPYPYEKLANVQSKTRYGGMENAGCIFYHENSIDGKRGEEPLLTHEIAHQWFGNSASEADWHHVWLSEGFATYLTEVFKQDVYGEAAFDKGMNQAGERVKRYLKVNPKSAIIDTNIRDLNRLLTPSTYQKAAWFLHTLRSYVGDRAFWTGVKEYYETYQYSNAWSEDLREMLEKASGKDLKPLFDTWLYNPGIPTVAYTWEYDEASKKAVVQIIQEQDKPFALPVQIEVVSAGDEQMLHDYLVTDKEWKVEFPMDQAPKAINWSSKSLLINRK from the coding sequence ATGAAGAAACCAATGATTGGAGTTTTGGAAGGATTGTTATTCAAAAATAGTGGAGTAAAAGGTTGGTTATCAGTAGTTGTTTTGCTGTTTCCAATTTTGGGAATAGCGCAGGATGGCTACAACCGAGATCGTGGTTTTGATGTAAAGCATTATGTTTTTGAGTTGGAATTGAGCGACCGTTCTGATAGCCTTTATGGAAAGACTTCCATTGATCTTAAACTCACCGATAGAACGGACGAGATTCAATTGGATTTGGTTCAATCTGCTAAGGGCAAAACGGGCATGACCGTAAGTGCAGTATCTGCCCTAAACTTTGGCGTTTCATTTAAACAGAAAAAGGACGTATTGTACATAAACCTCGGTGAATTCTACGATACGGGCAAAGAAATGCAGGTGGTGGTTGAGTACAGTGGGATACCTGCTGATGGATTGATTATCGGTGAAAATAAGTTTGGCGATCGTACCTTTTTTGGTGATAATTGGCCAAACCGTGCCCACCATTGGCTTCCTCTGGTTGATCATCCCTACGATAAGGCCACTTTGGAGTTTAAAGTGACTGCTCCCGAGTATTATTCAGTAGTGTCAAATGGAGCCTTAAAAGAGATTTCCCATATTGGGAATGGTCAGAAATTGACCCACTGGATTTCTTCTAAAGAACTGCCAACCAAGGTGATGGTGGTAGGTGTTGCTCGATTTGCCATGGATATTTCCGGAGAGGTAAACGGTCACGAGGTCTCAGCCTGGGTTTATCCGCAGGAAAGAGAGAAGGGATTTTACGATTATGCTCGGGCTACTGATATTCTGAGGTGGTTTGAAAAGAAGATAGCTCCCTATCCCTATGAGAAACTGGCTAACGTGCAATCCAAAACCCGATATGGGGGCATGGAAAACGCCGGCTGTATTTTTTACCATGAGAATTCCATCGATGGTAAAAGAGGTGAGGAGCCTTTATTGACTCATGAGATTGCGCATCAGTGGTTTGGGAACTCCGCCAGTGAAGCGGATTGGCACCATGTTTGGCTTTCAGAAGGTTTTGCGACGTATTTAACCGAGGTCTTTAAGCAGGACGTATACGGCGAAGCGGCCTTTGATAAAGGAATGAATCAGGCTGGGGAGCGAGTGAAGCGGTATTTAAAGGTAAATCCCAAGAGCGCCATTATTGATACCAATATTCGCGATTTGAACCGCTTGCTAACTCCAAGCACTTATCAAAAGGCGGCTTGGTTTCTTCATACATTAAGAAGTTATGTGGGAGATCGCGCATTTTGGACCGGTGTTAAGGAGTATTACGAGACTTATCAGTACAGTAATGCCTGGTCCGAGGATTTGAGGGAGATGCTAGAAAAGGCATCTGGAAAAGACCTTAAGCCGCTGTTTGATACGTGGTTATACAATCCTGGAATTCCAACCGTGGCCTATACTTGGGAGTACGATGAGGCTTCTAAGAAGGCTGTGGTTCAAATCATACAAGAACAGGACAAGCCCTTTGCACTACCGGTGCAAATTGAAGTGGTATCTGCAGGCGACGAGCAAATGCTGCATGATTACTTGGTAACGGATAAGGAATGGAAAGTGGAATTCCCTATGGACCAGGCTCCAAAAGCAATTAATTGGAGCTCCAAAAGTTTGCTTATTAATCGAAAATAA
- a CDS encoding BatD family protein yields MNKLLFALYLIALPALGWSQQDSVKTEIKPTEVKRFGVFKVSFSCSCSPDSISQVQIPRYIEVMSGPNRSSSTSIANGKMNTTTTITYLLKANKPGEYSFTSPRFVSEGQTLVSSTQKMTVLSEVASEKEQEIGKKTSSVFDNFFNQNPPDTTLTYRIVIQADSGYVTQSRGKYGRGIKVRDLSNKEVSKLLKSLKLPTATETK; encoded by the coding sequence ATGAATAAACTACTTTTCGCCCTTTACCTGATCGCTCTCCCTGCCTTAGGATGGAGCCAACAAGATTCTGTAAAAACCGAAATCAAGCCAACTGAAGTAAAACGATTTGGAGTTTTTAAGGTGAGCTTCTCCTGCTCCTGTTCACCCGATTCCATTTCTCAAGTTCAGATTCCACGTTACATAGAGGTTATGTCAGGCCCCAATCGTTCGAGCTCCACGAGCATTGCTAATGGGAAAATGAATACAACCACAACGATTACCTATCTATTAAAAGCTAACAAGCCTGGTGAATATAGTTTTACCAGTCCTCGTTTTGTTAGTGAAGGCCAGACGCTCGTTTCAAGTACACAAAAAATGACCGTGCTATCCGAAGTGGCCAGTGAAAAGGAGCAAGAGATTGGAAAAAAGACCTCATCGGTATTCGACAACTTCTTCAATCAGAACCCTCCAGACACCACTTTAACCTATCGCATCGTCATTCAAGCGGATTCAGGATATGTCACACAAAGTCGAGGAAAATATGGAAGGGGAATCAAGGTTAGAGATTTATCCAACAAAGAAGTTTCCAAACTACTCAAAAGCCTAAAACTTCCCACAGCCACAGAGACTAAATAA
- the rplI gene encoding 50S ribosomal protein L9, producing the protein MEVILKQNVKGLGDTDDLVTVKDGYGRNYLIPKGMAIVATDSARKVREENLRQRAHKIQKLRDEAESTAKKLAEISIKVGAKVGENGKIFGSVTNLQVADAIKKLGFDIDRKNISILEEPIKQIGTYEAKIKLHKEIESAVKFEVIEE; encoded by the coding sequence ATGGAAGTTATATTGAAACAAAACGTAAAGGGCTTAGGCGATACCGATGATTTGGTAACAGTAAAAGACGGTTACGGAAGAAACTACCTGATCCCTAAAGGAATGGCTATTGTAGCAACTGATTCAGCTCGCAAGGTTAGAGAAGAAAACCTAAGACAAAGAGCTCACAAAATTCAGAAGCTACGCGATGAGGCTGAATCTACAGCTAAGAAATTGGCTGAGATCTCAATCAAAGTAGGTGCTAAAGTTGGTGAGAACGGAAAAATCTTCGGTTCTGTTACTAACCTGCAGGTGGCTGACGCGATTAAGAAACTTGGTTTCGACATCGACCGTAAGAACATCAGCATTTTGGAAGAGCCAATTAAGCAAATTGGTACTTACGAAGCCAAAATCAAATTGCACAAGGAAATCGAAAGTGCAGTTAAGTTTGAAGTGATTGAGGAGTAA
- the rpsR gene encoding 30S ribosomal protein S18, whose translation MADNQNEIRYLTPINIEIKKEKFCRFRKSRIKYIDYKDANFLLKFVNDQGKILPRRITGTSLKYQRKVSTAIKRARHLALMPYTGDLIK comes from the coding sequence ATGGCAGATAATCAAAACGAGATCAGATATCTGACTCCGATTAACATCGAAATCAAAAAGGAAAAATTCTGTCGCTTCCGTAAGAGCAGAATTAAGTACATCGATTATAAAGACGCTAACTTCCTGTTGAAGTTTGTGAACGATCAAGGTAAAATTCTTCCTCGTCGTATCACTGGTACTTCACTCAAATACCAGCGTAAAGTTTCCACCGCTATTAAAAGAGCTAGACATTTGGCTTTGATGCCTTACACCGGCGATTTGATCAAATAA
- a CDS encoding 30S ribosomal protein S6, with protein MVNRYETVFILTPVLSEDQVKETVKKFEDLLKSLGANITYQDHWGLRKLAYPIQKKSTGFYHLFEFELEGSQIARLEIEMKRDERIMRFLSIKMDKHSIKFAESRRKTDKTPAEA; from the coding sequence ATGGTTAATCGTTATGAAACTGTTTTCATTCTAACTCCCGTTTTATCTGAAGATCAGGTAAAGGAAACAGTCAAAAAATTCGAGGATCTTTTGAAGTCGTTAGGTGCAAACATCACCTACCAGGATCACTGGGGATTGCGCAAGCTGGCTTACCCTATTCAGAAAAAATCAACTGGTTTTTACCACTTGTTTGAGTTTGAATTAGAAGGAAGTCAAATTGCACGTCTGGAAATTGAGATGAAACGTGATGAGCGTATTATGCGGTTCTTGTCTATCAAAATGGACAAGCACTCCATCAAATTCGCAGAGAGCAGAAGAAAGACAGATAAAACTCCGGCTGAAGCCTAA
- a CDS encoding four helix bundle protein, protein MRTYDLEQRLIAFSISAVNYTDTIQKTFACDHLCKQLIRSSTSSALNYAESVGSESDKDFIHKQSIVLKELRETFVCLQILEGLNKSSDLSKFNGLEKECEELVKITYASISTVKKRLFSGTSKYPKTYHKR, encoded by the coding sequence ATGAGAACATATGATTTAGAGCAAAGGCTAATTGCCTTTTCCATCTCAGCTGTCAATTATACCGATACCATTCAAAAAACATTTGCCTGTGACCATTTATGCAAGCAATTAATAAGGTCTTCAACTTCATCTGCGTTAAACTATGCAGAATCGGTAGGAAGTGAGTCAGATAAAGATTTCATTCACAAACAAAGTATAGTCCTGAAGGAATTAAGGGAAACCTTCGTATGTCTCCAGATTTTAGAAGGGCTGAACAAATCAAGTGATCTGTCAAAATTTAATGGCCTAGAGAAGGAGTGTGAGGAATTAGTCAAGATTACCTATGCCAGCATCTCTACAGTTAAGAAAAGATTGTTTTCTGGAACATCAAAATATCCAAAAACTTATCACAAGAGGTAG
- the dnaX gene encoding DNA polymerase III subunit gamma/tau, with amino-acid sequence MENFVVSARKYRPATFDQVVGQSAITRTLDNAIANNHLAQAFLFCGPRGVGKTTCARILARKINLDGVENPEDEDFSFNIFELDAASNNSVEDIRNLIDQVRIPPQTGKYRVYIIDEVHMLSQAAFNAFLKTLEEPPEYAIFILATTEKHKIIPTILSRCQIFDFKRIEIPDMVAQLDGIAKKEGVEAEQDALHVIAQKADGAMRDALSIFDQIVSFCGNNITYKDVIENLNVLDYDYYFKLSDHLATGTLPQALLLFDEILEHGFDGHNFINGLAEHFRNLLVCKDEATLKLLLVGDNVKARYAEQAKSIEQEWLLYGLRVISKSDVQYKSSKNQRLLVELTLMQLASASKVLEKKKT; translated from the coding sequence ATGGAAAATTTCGTTGTTTCAGCTCGTAAGTATCGTCCCGCTACCTTTGATCAGGTGGTTGGGCAAAGTGCTATTACCCGGACGTTAGACAATGCCATTGCCAATAATCATTTGGCTCAGGCTTTTTTGTTTTGCGGACCTCGTGGAGTAGGTAAAACCACTTGTGCTCGTATCCTGGCCAGAAAGATCAATTTGGATGGTGTTGAGAATCCGGAAGATGAAGATTTTTCGTTCAACATTTTTGAACTGGATGCTGCCTCGAACAACTCGGTAGAAGATATTCGAAATCTGATTGATCAGGTGAGAATCCCTCCTCAAACGGGTAAGTACCGCGTCTACATCATCGATGAGGTTCACATGCTTTCTCAAGCGGCCTTTAATGCCTTTTTGAAGACGCTCGAAGAGCCACCTGAGTACGCCATTTTTATTTTGGCTACCACAGAAAAGCACAAGATTATTCCTACCATTTTGTCGCGCTGTCAGATTTTCGATTTTAAGCGGATCGAGATTCCCGACATGGTGGCTCAGTTGGATGGTATTGCCAAAAAAGAAGGGGTTGAAGCGGAACAAGATGCCTTGCACGTTATTGCCCAGAAGGCGGATGGTGCTATGCGTGATGCGCTTTCGATTTTTGATCAGATCGTAAGTTTCTGTGGAAACAACATCACCTATAAAGATGTGATCGAAAACCTGAATGTACTCGATTACGATTACTACTTCAAGCTTTCAGATCACTTAGCTACGGGTACTTTGCCTCAGGCTTTGTTGTTGTTTGACGAGATTTTGGAACACGGTTTCGACGGCCACAATTTCATCAACGGATTGGCCGAACATTTCAGAAATCTGCTCGTGTGTAAAGACGAGGCAACTTTGAAATTGCTTTTGGTAGGGGACAATGTAAAAGCCCGCTATGCTGAGCAAGCCAAGTCTATTGAACAAGAGTGGTTGCTCTATGGATTGCGTGTTATTTCCAAAAGTGATGTGCAGTACAAATCCAGCAAAAATCAGCGTCTGTTGGTTGAGTTGACCCTCATGCAGT